The following are encoded in a window of Pseudalgibacter alginicilyticus genomic DNA:
- a CDS encoding RagB/SusD family nutrient uptake outer membrane protein: MKPFYIKFLLLVFIINTSCEDLELQPENSTTPETFYTTVANLEAGLYGIYDALQQSGICEIPKFEGMSDNCISERNFLPDITAYAAGEKIVATGTVEDMYLDNYVLIQRANLLLDNIDDISGIIDSEREVIRAESKALRALSYMRLVYLYGGVPLLETFTDRSETLQVNRADRSTIITFVLDEFESAAAVLGNFPVADGRMTKQAVLGFRAKVLLYEARLGNISWLEALTAINRAVTEANNGGHILVDTNNPTSDYKSLFMESNEGNKEYIFSVRNSSSDPAFSYLADYSWSSGHQDMYIHQNLADAYGYADGSDYNPADDTYINRDPRLSANIMHEGLVFNGLTYDGTDNGGFVGGNSLGTVTNLFFHKFITTDYSSDFNEGELDIPLLRYADLLLMQAEALNETAGDGYTPLNLVRDRAGLPPLSGLSQDEFRDKVILERRLELALEGQRWFDLITLGIADEVINGIQEESVDIVRAFTPGRSELFPIPQTEISLNPNLTQNPGYID, translated from the coding sequence ATGAAACCATTTTATATAAAATTTTTATTATTAGTATTTATTATAAATACATCATGCGAAGATTTAGAGTTGCAACCAGAAAACTCTACAACTCCAGAAACTTTTTACACTACTGTAGCTAATTTAGAAGCTGGTCTTTACGGAATATATGACGCTTTGCAACAAAGTGGTATTTGTGAGATTCCTAAATTTGAAGGGATGAGTGATAATTGTATTTCAGAGAGAAATTTTCTTCCTGATATCACCGCATATGCCGCTGGCGAAAAAATTGTAGCTACTGGTACAGTAGAAGATATGTACTTAGATAACTATGTTCTAATACAAAGAGCGAATTTATTGTTAGACAATATCGATGATATATCTGGTATTATAGATTCTGAGAGGGAAGTAATTAGAGCTGAATCAAAAGCACTTCGAGCCTTGTCCTATATGCGATTGGTATATTTGTATGGAGGTGTGCCATTACTTGAAACATTTACAGACAGAAGTGAAACGTTACAAGTAAATAGAGCAGACCGGAGTACCATTATAACTTTTGTGTTGGATGAATTTGAGTCGGCAGCGGCTGTATTAGGGAATTTTCCAGTTGCCGATGGGAGAATGACTAAACAGGCAGTGTTAGGTTTTCGTGCAAAAGTACTTTTATACGAAGCAAGATTAGGGAATATTAGTTGGTTGGAAGCTCTTACAGCTATAAATAGAGCGGTAACAGAAGCGAATAATGGGGGGCATATCTTAGTAGATACAAATAACCCTACAAGTGACTATAAGTCATTATTTATGGAATCAAATGAAGGGAATAAGGAGTATATATTTTCTGTAAGAAATAGCTCGTCAGACCCTGCATTTTCTTATTTGGCAGACTATTCTTGGTCTTCAGGTCATCAAGATATGTACATTCATCAAAACTTAGCAGATGCGTATGGTTATGCAGATGGTTCGGATTACAATCCTGCAGATGATACTTATATTAATAGAGATCCTAGGTTAAGTGCCAATATCATGCATGAAGGACTTGTTTTTAATGGTTTAACCTATGATGGAACGGATAATGGCGGTTTTGTAGGTGGCAACTCTTTAGGAACAGTTACAAACTTATTCTTTCATAAATTTATAACTACAGATTATTCTTCAGATTTTAATGAAGGAGAATTAGATATACCTTTATTACGTTATGCTGATTTATTGTTAATGCAAGCCGAAGCTTTAAATGAAACAGCTGGTGATGGATATACTCCTTTAAACTTAGTAAGAGACCGTGCTGGTTTACCTCCATTATCAGGACTTTCACAAGATGAATTTAGAGATAAAGTTATACTTGAGCGTAGGTTAGAATTAGCACTAGAAGGTCAGCGTTGGTTTGATTTAATTACTTTAGGTATTGCTGATGAGGTTATTAATGGTATTCAGGAAGAAAGTGTTGATATTGTTCGTGCATTTACGCCAGGGCGAAGTGAATTATTTCCCATTCCACAAACCGAGATTAGTTTAAATCCAAATTTAACTCAGAATCCTGGATACATAGATTAA
- a CDS encoding tetratricopeptide repeat-containing sensor histidine kinase: MKYLLLSSLFFCISHFSHGKILFSPYQEPDSLNYYSNLANFPDSDSSLTRAYNYFNKKRLESINQNDTKSVIVYLRKIAIIQFELGDYFGSEVTVVEALELLDKFQLSKEKMSDKIGLLNQLGRIYMELLDYDAAIKYYDEALKITKSKNHRNIIQNNKALVYIQQQNYKLAEKEFLEVFRNSDSLENKEQIARAQNNLGHVQSKLNRSDALANLTEALRIRMSIKDNAGIYSSYRYLSEYYHDRNNDSIANDYAHKGYHIAKLINSPSFIKDALSNLMNLGNYSNKNVLEYIRVSDSLQNVKQLQENKYTKIKYDYTENEKLAKVNELEKEKQRRLKLLYLSVAGFVTLLAVFVIVILKIKYKRDKLRQVYITETRISKRVHDEVANDVYQVMTKLQGNIIDNKEVLLDDLEDIYNRTRDISRDNSTLEVNEHFDILLNDLLVKYKSTQVNIVTRNLSKMDWNTVDALKKITIYRVIQELMVNMKKHSKASLVGLNFNYSDNKIIVSYSDNGVGCNIKSGSGGLKNAENRIESINGTIIFESGLYKGFKAKITV, from the coding sequence ATGAAATATCTGTTATTATCATCCCTCTTTTTTTGTATAAGCCATTTTAGCCATGGGAAGATTTTATTTAGTCCATACCAAGAACCAGATAGCCTAAATTATTATTCTAATTTGGCTAACTTCCCAGATTCAGACTCAAGCCTAACAAGAGCATATAATTATTTTAATAAAAAACGTTTAGAAAGTATTAACCAAAATGATACAAAGTCCGTAATAGTTTATTTAAGAAAAATAGCTATTATTCAATTTGAATTGGGTGATTATTTTGGTAGCGAAGTTACGGTTGTAGAAGCACTTGAATTGTTAGATAAATTCCAACTATCTAAAGAAAAAATGAGTGATAAAATTGGTCTTTTAAATCAGTTAGGTAGGATATATATGGAGTTGTTAGACTATGATGCAGCGATTAAGTATTATGACGAGGCGCTCAAAATTACAAAGTCTAAAAATCATAGAAATATTATACAAAACAATAAGGCGCTTGTTTATATACAACAACAGAATTACAAATTGGCAGAGAAAGAGTTTTTAGAAGTTTTCAGAAATAGTGATTCATTAGAAAATAAAGAACAAATAGCTAGAGCTCAAAATAATTTGGGTCATGTTCAATCTAAATTAAATAGGTCAGATGCCTTAGCTAATTTAACAGAAGCATTGCGAATTAGAATGTCCATCAAGGATAATGCAGGAATCTACTCAAGCTATCGATATTTATCAGAGTACTATCATGACAGAAACAATGATAGTATTGCAAATGATTATGCCCATAAAGGGTATCATATTGCAAAATTGATTAATAGTCCATCATTTATAAAAGATGCCCTTTCCAATTTAATGAATTTAGGGAACTATAGCAATAAGAATGTATTGGAATATATTAGGGTTTCTGATAGTTTACAAAATGTTAAACAACTTCAAGAAAATAAATATACAAAGATTAAATACGATTATACAGAAAATGAGAAATTAGCAAAAGTAAATGAATTAGAAAAGGAGAAACAACGACGCTTAAAGTTGTTGTATTTGTCAGTAGCAGGCTTCGTTACGTTACTCGCAGTTTTTGTGATTGTTATATTGAAAATAAAATATAAAAGAGATAAATTGAGACAAGTATATATTACTGAAACGCGTATATCTAAAAGGGTACATGATGAAGTTGCTAACGACGTATATCAAGTGATGACTAAATTACAAGGCAATATTATAGATAATAAAGAAGTTTTATTAGACGACTTAGAAGATATTTATAATAGAACGCGCGATATTTCAAGAGATAATAGTACACTTGAAGTCAATGAACATTTTGATATTTTATTAAACGATTTACTTGTTAAGTATAAGAGTACTCAAGTAAATATTGTGACTAGAAATCTGTCAAAAATGGATTGGAATACTGTTGACGCTTTAAAAAAAATTACTATTTACAGGGTAATTCAAGAACTTATGGTAAATATGAAAAAACACAGTAAAGCATCTTTAGTGGGATTAAATTTTAATTATTCAGATAATAAAATTATAGTTTCGTATAGTGATAATGGTGTGGGGTGTAACATAAAAAGTGGTTCTGGGGGCTTGAAAAATGCGGAAAACCGTATAGAATCTATAAATGGAACGATTATTTTTGAATCGGGACTTTATAAAGGGTTCAAGGCAAAAATAACTGTATAA
- a CDS encoding calcineurin-like phosphoesterase C-terminal domain-containing protein, which translates to MEKILSGIIIITCIFNAIALETVKGHVFIDVNKNGVYDLDDTGLQGVLVSNGVDVVETNENGRFKLKRVGHMPVFLIKPSGYQVTKSKDGQPLFYEEMTSKNNDELQFGLFKKEEDDKLKIALLGDTQPHNVDEVYYVLRSGIDELKREVYDFSITLGDVVSDNPVILPLIKQVIAASGRASYFTFGNHDLNWEKLYTDGLENWDKDWINAVGPTYYAMAWGKTNILNINNINVKLKANNEYGYDYYMKNNQMLFIKNYLSHLDKNELLIITSHCKPDQIVNDQEFYNLFKGFSKVLFTFGHHHRTENYKITKEQGWPNEIPAHFICAGAICGGHWRGEEDIFGIPSALMTDGSPKGYVFLDIAEGSYKLTYKASGMPDEKQMHIYTPDYLFYDTNFKPLDPTPNNSFYVNIYLGSEETKVEYRIDGGKWFPMQKVNEPDPYLKKIMMRQKLGVYPTEGSRKLKREYDNMTKSSHLWKVSCPSNLTYGVHELEVRFTDAYIKNSSEKHSFIYITPEMKEVNKKMNSHYKKWVSNE; encoded by the coding sequence ATGGAAAAAATATTATCAGGAATTATAATAATTACTTGTATTTTTAATGCTATTGCATTGGAAACAGTAAAAGGACATGTTTTTATTGATGTAAATAAAAATGGGGTATATGACTTAGATGACACAGGACTCCAAGGGGTGCTTGTTTCTAATGGTGTTGATGTTGTTGAAACTAATGAAAATGGACGGTTTAAATTAAAAAGAGTTGGACATATGCCTGTATTTTTGATAAAACCTTCCGGCTATCAAGTAACTAAAAGTAAAGATGGTCAGCCACTTTTTTATGAAGAAATGACAAGCAAAAATAATGATGAGTTACAATTTGGTTTGTTTAAGAAAGAAGAAGATGATAAATTAAAAATAGCTCTTTTAGGAGATACACAACCACATAATGTTGATGAAGTTTATTATGTATTAAGGAGTGGTATTGATGAGTTAAAGCGTGAAGTATATGATTTTTCAATAACGTTAGGAGATGTTGTTAGTGACAACCCTGTGATTCTACCATTAATCAAACAAGTTATTGCTGCGTCAGGTCGAGCATCTTATTTTACATTTGGAAATCACGATCTCAATTGGGAGAAGTTATATACAGATGGTTTAGAAAATTGGGATAAAGATTGGATTAATGCGGTTGGACCTACTTATTATGCAATGGCTTGGGGGAAAACTAATATATTGAATATTAATAATATTAATGTAAAACTGAAAGCAAATAATGAGTATGGTTATGATTACTATATGAAAAATAATCAAATGTTATTCATTAAAAATTATCTGTCACATTTAGATAAAAATGAGCTTTTAATTATTACTTCACATTGTAAACCTGACCAAATTGTAAATGACCAGGAGTTTTATAATTTATTTAAAGGTTTTTCTAAGGTCCTTTTTACTTTTGGTCACCATCATAGAACAGAAAATTATAAAATTACTAAGGAGCAGGGATGGCCCAATGAAATACCTGCTCATTTTATTTGTGCAGGAGCAATATGTGGGGGACACTGGCGTGGAGAAGAAGATATTTTTGGGATACCTTCAGCCCTTATGACTGATGGATCTCCAAAAGGCTACGTATTTCTTGACATTGCAGAGGGGAGTTATAAATTAACATATAAGGCATCAGGTATGCCAGATGAAAAACAAATGCATATTTATACCCCAGATTATTTATTTTATGATACTAATTTTAAACCTTTAGATCCTACGCCGAACAATAGTTTTTATGTTAATATTTATTTAGGCAGTGAAGAAACAAAAGTTGAATATCGGATAGATGGAGGCAAGTGGTTCCCTATGCAAAAAGTTAATGAACCAGACCCTTATCTAAAGAAAATAATGATGCGACAGAAACTGGGTGTTTACCCTACAGAAGGCAGTAGGAAGCTTAAAAGAGAATATGATAATATGACTAAAAGTAGTCACCTTTGGAAAGTGTCATGTCCTTCAAATTTAACTTATGGTGTCCATGAATTAGAAGTTCGTTTTACTGATGCTTATATTAAGAATTCTAGTGAGAAGCACAGCTTTATTTATATTACACCAGAAATGAAAGAAGTTAATAAAAAAATGAATAGTCATTATAAAAAATGGGTAAGTAATGAATAA